In Paenibacillus hexagrammi, the following are encoded in one genomic region:
- a CDS encoding ATP-dependent DNA helicase: MERYPFAFDHSRPFIQQVGEWVADVFYDILPEAGFEIRDEQIYMAYQLERAFAEKKPIFAEAGVGTGKTLVYLLYAICYARYMKKPAVIACADESLIEQLVKPEGDIAKISKHLQLHIDARLGKSPDQYVCLQKLDSARFGYEDVDLYRDLYESLPDFIHTHEALQSFHAYGDRKDYPHMNDEQWNRIGWDSFQDCFVCEKRHRCGQTLSRDHYRRSADLIICSHDFYMEHVWTYEGRKREGQLPLLPEHCAVVFDEGHLLESAAQKALTYRIQHNVFEELITRLLKGEIRESLAVLIDEAVDQSEYMFQVLERQTKSVPGSELMEIELNEVFIQAIDELCRILTAIEEELVFESELYTLNEYQLRIVEEHLEMMQKALQLFREKETLICWATESRNGMTLVIMPRTVKEVLKERVFSARMPIVFSSATLSVEGSFNFVVDSLGVSDYLSFSVESPYDYEQQMSVLAPKWAYSATFSEKMKAAVSLLERTGGRTLLLFQTKEDLNSFKREIAFYQECSQMRFLFEGDQEISHLIAEFQHDEASCLCAVSLWEGLDVPGPSLSSVIIWSLPFPPNDPVFTAKRQASEAPFEEVDLPYMLLRLRQGIGRLIRKSDDCGFIAILSRELQEMKPLREHVEAALPKGVTLQESLEAERKEHVDVNHYGI, encoded by the coding sequence GTGGAACGGTATCCTTTTGCCTTTGATCATTCCAGACCCTTCATTCAGCAGGTCGGTGAATGGGTTGCGGATGTTTTTTACGATATTCTGCCAGAAGCCGGGTTTGAAATCCGCGACGAACAAATCTATATGGCCTATCAACTAGAACGGGCATTTGCCGAGAAAAAACCGATTTTCGCTGAAGCCGGCGTCGGTACAGGTAAGACGCTTGTCTACTTGCTGTATGCGATCTGTTATGCCAGATATATGAAGAAGCCTGCGGTCATTGCCTGTGCCGATGAATCTCTCATTGAGCAACTTGTCAAGCCCGAAGGAGATATCGCCAAAATATCTAAACATCTTCAGCTGCACATCGACGCTAGACTTGGAAAATCTCCCGACCAATATGTATGTCTGCAAAAGCTGGACAGCGCCAGGTTCGGCTATGAAGATGTCGATCTCTATCGTGATCTCTACGAGAGCCTTCCAGACTTCATACATACCCATGAAGCGCTGCAGTCTTTTCACGCCTACGGTGATCGGAAGGATTATCCGCACATGAACGACGAGCAGTGGAACCGCATAGGCTGGGACAGTTTTCAGGACTGCTTTGTCTGTGAGAAGCGGCACCGCTGCGGGCAAACACTCTCAAGAGATCACTATCGCCGCTCGGCGGATCTCATCATCTGCTCTCATGACTTCTACATGGAGCATGTCTGGACTTACGAGGGACGCAAACGCGAAGGCCAGCTTCCGCTGCTGCCTGAGCACTGCGCCGTCGTGTTCGATGAAGGCCATTTGCTGGAATCCGCGGCTCAAAAAGCGCTGACTTACCGAATCCAGCACAACGTGTTTGAAGAACTGATTACGCGGCTGTTGAAGGGCGAAATCCGGGAGTCTCTAGCCGTGCTCATTGACGAAGCCGTGGATCAGAGCGAGTATATGTTCCAAGTTCTGGAGCGTCAGACGAAATCGGTACCCGGCTCTGAGCTTATGGAGATCGAATTGAATGAGGTATTCATACAAGCAATCGATGAGCTCTGCAGAATTCTTACCGCCATTGAGGAAGAGCTCGTATTTGAGAGCGAGCTGTACACGTTAAACGAGTACCAGCTTCGAATCGTGGAAGAGCACCTGGAGATGATGCAGAAAGCGCTGCAGCTATTCCGCGAGAAGGAGACCCTGATTTGCTGGGCGACGGAAAGCCGGAACGGGATGACGCTCGTGATTATGCCAAGGACAGTCAAAGAGGTACTGAAGGAGCGCGTCTTCTCTGCCCGAATGCCCATCGTATTCTCATCTGCCACCTTATCGGTGGAAGGCTCATTCAATTTCGTGGTGGACAGCCTTGGCGTGTCCGATTATTTATCCTTCTCGGTCGAATCACCTTACGATTATGAGCAGCAAATGAGCGTTCTCGCTCCAAAATGGGCTTACAGCGCAACCTTTTCGGAAAAAATGAAAGCAGCTGTGAGTTTACTAGAACGTACCGGAGGCAGAACGCTGCTGCTATTCCAAACCAAAGAAGACCTGAATAGCTTCAAAAGGGAGATCGCCTTTTATCAAGAGTGCTCGCAAATGCGTTTCCTGTTCGAAGGGGACCAAGAAATCAGTCACTTGATTGCTGAATTTCAGCATGATGAAGCTAGCTGTCTGTGCGCCGTAAGCTTGTGGGAGGGATTGGATGTACCAGGTCCTTCATTGTCGAGTGTGATTATCTGGTCACTGCCGTTTCCTCCTAACGATCCGGTCTTTACAGCTAAGCGCCAAGCTTCGGAAGCCCCTTTTGAAGAAGTGGATCTGCCCTATATGCTGCTGCGATTGAGACAGGGAATTGGACGTCTGATTCGAAAAAGCGATGACTGCGGCTTTATCGCGATACTCAGCAGAGAGCTCCAGGAAATGAAACCACTGCGTGAACATGTTGAGGCTGCTCTGCCGAAAGGCGTGACTTTACAAGAAAGCTTAGAAGCGGAAAGAAAGGAACATGTCGATGTTAACCATTACGGGATTTAG
- a CDS encoding DUF6509 family protein: protein MLTITGFSVEFVKDPFGILKGKRYEFLLDIDVPEEDELYTENGLYVRAIYSVEDEKQALVKHEIFEKSTELLLDFELEDDEAAIVESFCKEHYMEAE from the coding sequence ATGTTAACCATTACGGGATTTAGTGTAGAATTCGTCAAAGATCCATTTGGTATTTTGAAAGGAAAACGGTACGAGTTCCTGTTGGACATTGACGTGCCAGAGGAGGACGAGCTATACACTGAGAACGGCTTGTATGTCAGAGCCATTTACAGTGTCGAGGACGAAAAGCAGGCGCTCGTCAAGCATGAAATTTTCGAGAAAAGCACGGAGCTACTGCTGGATTTTGAGTTGGAAGACGATGAGGCTGCGATCGTAGAAAGCTTTTGCAAGGAACATTATATGGAAGCTGAATAA
- a CDS encoding IS4 family transposase, translated as MIEQKLSIDQLPAEIKLAFQELKVIKHLNDAGFKKKFGFTCATLFRIIFVLLFQQKNWFRLLESPQGTNYPGKDAVYRFLNHSGYAWRRFLTLLSHETVHRMEHLTSDKRETAFIFDDSMFERNRSKAVEMLARFKDHATGAYYKGFRMLTMGWTDGHSFVPIDFALLSSNNSSINGIADGIDKRSSGYKRRKEALQSAPDNIAAMLDRAMAAGLSASYVLMDSWFTHAPLIQEMRNRELHVIGMVKNDRKRYLVDGHRICLNSLYSLAARIEGKNRHILRQIRTELAPGIPVMVVFVRHRSKKKEWLAILSTDLTLSASDIIRIYRMRWEIEVFFKCAKSLLRLQKEFQGRSYDLLISHTTIVFARYILLAWQHRQSTDQRTIGGLFYLLCDEVGTIDWVVALQQLVELMNEVATKVGKRISKLIHRQLHDWIAGLPSYIKVYLPISSCES; from the coding sequence ATGATAGAGCAAAAGCTATCCATTGATCAACTGCCAGCAGAAATTAAGTTGGCTTTCCAGGAACTGAAGGTCATTAAACACTTGAATGACGCTGGCTTCAAAAAGAAGTTCGGCTTCACCTGTGCGACCTTGTTCCGAATCATATTTGTACTGTTGTTTCAGCAGAAAAATTGGTTTCGTCTGCTCGAAAGCCCTCAGGGCACAAATTATCCTGGGAAAGATGCGGTCTATCGTTTTCTCAATCACAGTGGATATGCTTGGCGACGCTTTTTAACACTACTAAGCCATGAGACCGTTCATCGCATGGAGCACCTTACCTCTGACAAGCGCGAAACGGCATTCATCTTCGATGATTCAATGTTTGAACGTAACCGAAGCAAGGCTGTCGAGATGCTCGCACGCTTTAAAGATCATGCCACAGGAGCGTACTATAAGGGTTTCCGCATGCTAACCATGGGATGGACAGATGGACATTCCTTCGTTCCAATTGACTTCGCGCTTCTCAGTTCGAACAACTCCAGCATCAATGGGATCGCCGACGGTATCGATAAACGCTCGTCAGGTTACAAGCGTCGGAAAGAAGCGCTGCAAAGTGCTCCAGATAACATCGCCGCTATGCTGGATCGCGCTATGGCTGCCGGTCTTTCCGCGTCCTATGTGCTCATGGATAGCTGGTTTACTCACGCGCCACTGATTCAAGAGATGCGTAATCGCGAATTACACGTCATTGGCATGGTGAAAAACGATAGAAAGCGATATCTAGTAGATGGGCATCGCATTTGCCTGAATTCACTATATTCACTTGCGGCTCGCATCGAGGGAAAGAACCGGCACATCCTTCGGCAGATTCGGACGGAGCTAGCTCCAGGGATCCCCGTCATGGTTGTGTTCGTCCGTCATCGATCCAAGAAGAAGGAATGGCTAGCTATCCTCTCTACCGATCTTACGTTATCTGCTTCAGACATCATTCGGATTTACAGAATGCGTTGGGAAATAGAAGTCTTCTTTAAGTGCGCCAAATCCTTGCTGCGCCTGCAGAAGGAGTTTCAAGGACGCTCTTACGATCTGCTTATTAGCCATACAACGATCGTATTCGCGCGCTATATCTTACTGGCTTGGCAGCATCGCCAAAGCACGGATCAGCGGACAATTGGCGGTCTGTTCTATTTGTTGTGTGACGAAGTTGGCACGATTGACTGGGTCGTTGCACTTCAACAACTGGTCGAACTGATGAACGAAGTTGCCACAAAAGTTGGGAAGAGAATCTCAAAACTGATCCATCGTCAACTCCACGATTGGATAGCCGGTTTGCCTAGCTACATCAAGGTTTATTTGCCAATTTCAAGCTGCGAAAGTTGA
- a CDS encoding DUF5658 family protein codes for MNSVLRFSLDRRIFWLLVFSFTDAACTHMGIRLQLVEELNPLIRHVYNWNVTGYYAYKLLFPLLLALLFPYVRERRWFDVSLSMTFWLYLAVNVYHVAWIVFCCIQGYL; via the coding sequence ATGAACAGTGTCTTACGTTTTTCGCTAGACCGAAGAATATTTTGGCTGCTAGTATTCAGTTTCACCGATGCCGCATGCACCCATATGGGGATCCGCCTGCAGCTTGTGGAGGAGCTTAACCCTCTTATTCGACATGTATACAACTGGAATGTAACCGGCTACTATGCGTACAAGCTGTTATTTCCCCTGCTGTTAGCCTTGCTATTCCCTTATGTACGTGAGCGCCGATGGTTCGACGTGAGCTTATCCATGACGTTCTGGCTGTATCTCGCTGTGAATGTTTATCATGTCGCATGGATCGTTTTTTGCTGCATCCAAGGCTATTTGTAA
- a CDS encoding AraC family transcriptional regulator yields MTYILPTELHKMPLYFVYRRTNTHTSTSSEKYRGTFHAHQGIEILFVHQGKGTLIVDQKSYELRAGLIGIFQPFQLHHIQVELTDETPFVRSIVHFEPSLFEAYFDKWPAMHAFFKHIHTSKLPHACRYMMQESIELEQLFTTMYHHIPQLSKKDYFEEFSLFLVSFFRVFKSLWEQDDSPSEPSETRQSHQAERILKWLDTHYKEPLRLEQMSADLHLSPYHLSHLFKECTGSSITDYIAARRMREAMLLLSSSEQSISQIGEEVGITNSSYFCKLFKSHMGVTPHQFRKNLRAYR; encoded by the coding sequence GTGACTTACATCCTTCCAACCGAGCTCCATAAGATGCCGCTTTATTTTGTATACAGGCGAACCAATACCCATACAAGCACCTCCAGTGAGAAGTACCGGGGGACGTTTCATGCTCATCAAGGCATAGAAATTTTATTCGTTCATCAGGGCAAAGGAACCTTAATTGTGGATCAAAAGAGCTACGAGCTGCGTGCGGGATTAATCGGCATCTTTCAGCCTTTTCAACTCCATCACATCCAAGTAGAACTCACCGACGAGACGCCGTTTGTCCGGTCGATCGTGCATTTCGAGCCTTCTTTATTCGAAGCTTACTTTGACAAATGGCCTGCGATGCATGCCTTTTTTAAACATATCCATACCAGTAAGCTGCCGCATGCGTGCAGATATATGATGCAAGAATCGATAGAGCTGGAGCAGTTGTTTACAACCATGTACCATCACATACCTCAGCTATCAAAAAAAGATTATTTCGAGGAGTTCTCCCTGTTTCTGGTTTCCTTTTTCCGGGTGTTCAAATCACTGTGGGAGCAAGACGACTCCCCTTCGGAGCCTTCCGAGACACGCCAGTCCCATCAGGCGGAACGCATTTTGAAATGGCTGGACACCCACTATAAAGAACCGCTGCGCCTGGAGCAAATGTCGGCCGACCTGCATTTGTCCCCCTACCATCTCTCTCATTTATTCAAAGAGTGTACGGGCAGCAGTATCACCGACTATATCGCAGCCAGGCGCATGCGTGAGGCGATGCTTCTATTAAGCTCGAGTGAGCAATCCATCTCCCAGATTGGTGAAGAAGTCGGGATTACGAACAGTTCCTACTTCTGTAAATTGTTCAAAAGCCATATGGGCGTCACGCCCCATCAATTTCGAAAAAATCTGCGAGCCTACCGTTAA
- a CDS encoding Gfo/Idh/MocA family protein: MLKVAIIGSGAISTAHIEAYLQFQERCQIVAISDIYVDKAQARIDQFQLNARAVKEYKELLDEDIDVISICTPPYTHAPLTVACLEAGKHVIVEKPMASSLEECDQMNAAAERSGKILSIVAQNRFKTPMMKLKSVLDSGLMGNIVHAQVDSFWWRGHSYYDLWWRGTWEKEGGGCTLNHAVHHIDALLWMMGRPREIQAFMSNVSHDNAEVEDLSIGLLRYENGALGQVTSSVVHHGEEQQLIFQGSQARVSVPWNLKASSAKQNGFPEPNPALEEEIQTFYDTLPEVRYEGHTGQIDNVLTAIETGAPVLIDGVSGRQTLEFIIGIYKSASTGELVRFPLGPEDPFYTRSGIQEKATHFYEKSSSVENFQDVSITTGSNYRTQG; this comes from the coding sequence GTGTTAAAAGTTGCCATAATCGGTTCGGGAGCCATATCTACGGCTCATATTGAAGCTTATCTGCAATTTCAGGAGCGCTGCCAGATCGTTGCGATCAGTGATATTTATGTAGACAAAGCGCAAGCCCGCATTGATCAATTTCAATTGAACGCTCGGGCGGTAAAGGAATACAAGGAGCTGCTCGATGAAGATATTGATGTGATTTCCATCTGTACACCGCCATATACGCATGCTCCGTTAACGGTTGCCTGTCTTGAAGCGGGCAAACATGTCATCGTGGAGAAGCCAATGGCCTCCTCTCTTGAAGAATGCGACCAAATGAATGCAGCCGCTGAACGAAGCGGTAAAATCCTTTCTATCGTTGCGCAAAACCGCTTCAAGACACCCATGATGAAGCTGAAGTCGGTGCTGGACAGCGGACTCATGGGGAATATCGTTCATGCACAGGTAGATTCTTTCTGGTGGCGAGGTCACAGCTACTATGATTTGTGGTGGCGGGGAACTTGGGAAAAAGAAGGCGGAGGCTGCACATTAAACCACGCAGTCCATCACATCGACGCCCTGCTTTGGATGATGGGACGTCCTAGGGAGATTCAGGCGTTCATGTCGAACGTTTCACATGATAATGCAGAGGTAGAGGATCTCTCGATCGGCCTTCTGCGCTATGAGAACGGCGCGTTAGGGCAAGTAACGAGCTCGGTGGTCCATCATGGGGAAGAGCAGCAGCTCATTTTCCAAGGCTCGCAGGCCCGGGTTTCCGTTCCGTGGAACCTGAAAGCCTCCAGTGCGAAGCAGAATGGCTTCCCTGAGCCCAATCCGGCGCTTGAAGAGGAGATTCAAACCTTCTATGACACGCTGCCTGAAGTCCGATATGAAGGGCATACCGGACAAATCGACAATGTGCTTACGGCTATTGAGACTGGCGCTCCTGTTCTTATTGATGGTGTAAGCGGAAGGCAGACTCTTGAATTCATCATTGGAATTTACAAGTCCGCCAGCACTGGAGAACTTGTCCGGTTTCCGCTTGGTCCGGAAGATCCCTTCTATACAAGAAGCGGTATCCAAGAGAAGGCGACCCATTTTTACGAGAAAAGCAGCTCTGTTGAAAATTTTCAAGATGTGAGCATTACGACCGGAAGCAATTATCGCACGCAAGGTTAA
- a CDS encoding peptide ligase PGM1-related protein, translating to MKQQILRDTVYIGSKLPVDIDASTLNAYQQYAEQIGGHLYQLGYTGVAGIDTMITMDDTIIPIIEINGRFTLSTYISFLERVLGQVNVFSRYFKWSSSEAYDFTRVCRILEREGMLYDSDKREGILVYTAGTLPVQLDEGGRHTRQIVRAAHFTGA from the coding sequence ATGAAACAGCAAATCCTCCGGGATACGGTTTATATCGGTTCGAAGCTCCCGGTCGATATCGATGCTAGCACCTTGAATGCTTATCAGCAGTATGCTGAGCAAATCGGAGGACATTTGTATCAACTCGGCTATACGGGGGTAGCTGGCATTGACACGATGATTACGATGGATGATACGATCATCCCCATCATTGAAATCAACGGTCGATTTACACTGTCCACCTATATCTCTTTCCTGGAGCGGGTACTCGGCCAGGTCAACGTCTTCTCCCGATATTTCAAGTGGTCATCTTCCGAGGCATACGATTTTACCAGAGTCTGCCGGATATTGGAGCGAGAAGGTATGCTCTACGATTCTGACAAACGGGAAGGAATTCTCGTGTATACAGCCGGAACACTGCCCGTCCAGCTGGATGAAGGGGGGCGGCATACTCGGCAGATTGTTCGTGCTGCTCATTTCACCGGTGCTTGA
- a CDS encoding preATP grasp domain-containing protein, protein MAVPFHLIDYLGKKRQDGVIVWLMNIGVEKYWNRLSPGIVDRNEERIVNRVEEMNLLLCREQDILILRHQPDPAFLAQLKSWGFSIPTILTPRWVDAHTPISELVLGDEDLLQQLTLMAHEREDIFFVPYGVSSLEEQIASRCGLTLIGAPSSLQAVINDKVFNRQIAQQLQMDISEGYICEHVEQIKEACHTLLSEGSGFSKVIIKEPHGASGKGLYLIDDPSRLTPLLARFTRTARTNSDAKWLVEGWYEKRRI, encoded by the coding sequence ATGGCAGTCCCGTTTCATTTGATCGATTATTTAGGCAAAAAGCGGCAGGACGGCGTGATCGTATGGCTGATGAATATCGGCGTTGAGAAGTACTGGAATCGGCTTTCTCCCGGCATTGTGGATCGCAATGAAGAACGGATTGTCAATCGGGTCGAAGAGATGAACCTTCTACTGTGCAGAGAGCAGGACATTCTCATCCTTCGACATCAGCCTGACCCGGCATTTCTGGCCCAACTGAAGAGCTGGGGCTTTTCCATCCCGACGATTTTGACCCCTCGATGGGTGGATGCGCACACCCCGATCTCCGAGCTTGTTCTCGGAGATGAAGACTTACTTCAACAATTAACTCTCATGGCACACGAACGGGAAGATATATTTTTCGTCCCATACGGAGTATCGAGTCTGGAGGAGCAAATTGCATCGAGATGCGGCTTAACGCTGATTGGTGCGCCATCCTCACTCCAAGCGGTCATAAATGATAAAGTGTTCAATCGGCAAATCGCGCAGCAATTGCAAATGGACATCAGCGAGGGCTACATTTGTGAACATGTTGAACAAATCAAGGAAGCATGCCATACTCTCTTATCCGAAGGTTCCGGATTCAGCAAAGTCATTATTAAAGAACCGCATGGAGCCTCCGGCAAAGGTCTCTATCTGATTGATGACCCTTCACGGCTAACGCCGCTGTTGGCACGGTTTACCCGTACTGCCCGAACAAACTCCGACGCCAAATGGCTGGTTGAAGGCTGGTATGAAAAAAGGCGGATTTGA
- a CDS encoding type III PLP-dependent enzyme: protein MNQPLWDSIANTFGTPAYVYDGECMVRQFALLKDCLPESFDIFFSVKSNPLLGICELLKQQGACVEVASAGELYLALQAGFPPQDIIFTSPGKSQEDLEYALNTGIFSINVESLRELYLIHQLAAKRGQIAHVSLRINPSFQHNGAGLKMSGVPSQFGIDQDQLGGVFEELEDMPYIHLRGIHVFFGSQILDSGHLLRNVQSILELAVQLMDTNRMEFDFIDIGGGFGVPYFKGETELQTDVLKSGLMEIWKGYSERLSGVRVGVESGRFLLAEAGSFLTKVLYVKESKGATYYVCDGGSNHHASSAFLGRYVRNNFPMHLPGMKGELSEVHVVGSLCTPTDVLGQKVMLPKAEPGDLLVIEKSGAYGLTHSPVLFLSHALPPEILVYEGELIVLRERGQNSDVLRGQHSLHSIKLAEARGS from the coding sequence ATGAATCAACCTTTGTGGGACAGCATCGCTAACACGTTTGGAACTCCCGCGTACGTATATGACGGCGAATGCATGGTCAGACAGTTTGCGTTGTTGAAAGACTGTTTACCGGAGTCCTTTGACATATTTTTCTCTGTAAAATCCAATCCGCTCTTAGGCATATGCGAGCTGCTTAAGCAGCAAGGAGCTTGTGTGGAGGTAGCCTCCGCAGGCGAATTGTATCTGGCGCTTCAAGCTGGATTTCCGCCGCAGGATATCATCTTCACGTCCCCGGGGAAAAGCCAGGAGGATCTGGAGTATGCTCTGAATACCGGCATTTTCAGTATCAATGTGGAATCCTTGCGGGAGCTGTACCTGATTCATCAGCTCGCAGCTAAGCGAGGGCAAATCGCCCACGTCTCTCTTCGAATCAATCCCTCCTTTCAGCATAACGGAGCAGGTCTCAAGATGAGCGGCGTTCCTTCCCAATTCGGTATCGATCAAGATCAACTTGGTGGCGTGTTTGAGGAACTTGAAGACATGCCCTACATTCACTTGAGGGGAATTCATGTTTTTTTCGGCAGTCAAATACTGGATAGCGGTCATCTCTTACGTAATGTGCAGTCGATTTTGGAGCTGGCTGTGCAGCTTATGGATACGAATCGCATGGAATTTGATTTTATCGATATCGGAGGCGGCTTCGGCGTTCCTTACTTTAAAGGAGAGACGGAGCTGCAGACAGACGTGCTGAAGAGTGGACTTATGGAAATTTGGAAAGGTTACAGCGAGCGGCTTTCAGGCGTGCGGGTCGGGGTGGAAAGCGGTCGCTTCCTGCTAGCGGAGGCTGGCTCCTTTCTTACGAAGGTGTTATATGTCAAAGAGAGCAAGGGAGCTACTTACTATGTTTGCGACGGTGGCTCCAATCATCATGCGTCCAGCGCGTTCCTCGGTCGGTACGTCCGTAACAATTTCCCCATGCACTTGCCCGGCATGAAGGGGGAGCTCTCTGAGGTTCATGTCGTTGGCTCTCTATGCACACCTACGGATGTGCTGGGACAGAAGGTTATGCTGCCTAAAGCTGAGCCCGGGGATTTGCTCGTTATCGAAAAGTCAGGTGCATACGGCTTAACACACAGCCCCGTTCTGTTCCTGAGCCACGCACTGCCTCCAGAAATCCTCGTCTATGAGGGTGAACTGATAGTCCTTCGGGAACGAGGCCAGAATTCTGATGTACTTAGAGGCCAGCATTCACTGCACAGCATTAAGCTTGCGGAAGCTAGAGGAAGCTAG
- a CDS encoding deoxynucleoside kinase, which yields MKCMSSPESWNRDRQRGVFIVFEGISGSGKSEGISSLLRYAADLDPQPVVTEWNSNRFIRWIVTRLDQKRWLSPNLYSLLQWISFVIDYWRIIMPALWKGRTVIADRYMYTGLCRDEVNGSIQWLGEWVAGWVRKPDKVVYFHTSPVICFTRIQKRGKTLFYPKRKSSDAAKDDLTYLQNMHTAYMSTFSRYISKETELQIAENGESYYMHQLAAYMLTHSERRSQTTITLPSNPKEKAREM from the coding sequence ATGAAGTGTATGAGCTCTCCTGAATCATGGAACCGTGATCGCCAGAGAGGAGTCTTCATCGTATTTGAAGGTATTAGCGGTTCCGGCAAAAGCGAAGGCATCTCCTCTCTGCTTCGTTATGCGGCTGATTTGGACCCACAACCTGTTGTTACGGAGTGGAATTCGAATAGGTTCATTCGATGGATCGTGACGAGACTGGATCAGAAGCGTTGGCTGTCGCCTAATCTATACAGTCTGCTGCAGTGGATCAGTTTCGTAATCGATTACTGGAGAATCATCATGCCAGCATTATGGAAAGGGAGAACGGTTATAGCAGATCGCTACATGTATACCGGATTATGCCGCGATGAGGTGAATGGTTCAATCCAATGGCTGGGCGAATGGGTGGCAGGTTGGGTGCGTAAACCGGATAAGGTCGTTTACTTTCACACATCTCCGGTGATCTGCTTTACCCGTATTCAAAAGCGTGGAAAGACGTTGTTTTACCCCAAACGTAAATCAAGCGACGCTGCAAAGGATGATCTGACTTATCTCCAAAATATGCATACTGCATATATGAGTACTTTCTCGCGATATATATCCAAGGAGACCGAGCTTCAAATTGCCGAGAATGGAGAGAGCTATTACATGCATCAGCTGGCGGCTTATATGTTGACACACTCGGAAAGGCGCAGCCAAACAACGATCACGTTACCGTCAAATCCGAAGGAGAAGGCGAGGGAGATGTAA
- a CDS encoding nucleotidyltransferase family protein, with protein sequence MAHGTERAVDAFIRQAEEYPFQDGVSISSLPKEYFLAHLCVHLYKEAAVKTWVEFQRDLGLYKFVDIYGFLTDPQLQLDWDTFMAILQDNQIVNEAYYALEHTRGFFPVLNQYPAFMQALQRIKPDNIAYLEQVVDAANPEIVYQWNKDLISRFFDMKRYNCLDRLAGNANEVYELS encoded by the coding sequence ATGGCACATGGAACGGAGAGAGCGGTGGACGCGTTCATCCGTCAAGCAGAGGAATATCCTTTTCAAGACGGCGTTTCCATCAGCTCGCTGCCCAAAGAGTATTTCCTGGCGCACCTCTGCGTGCATCTCTACAAGGAAGCAGCTGTGAAAACGTGGGTAGAATTTCAGCGTGACTTAGGACTCTACAAGTTCGTGGACATTTACGGCTTCTTGACCGATCCCCAGCTCCAACTGGATTGGGATACATTCATGGCTATTTTACAAGACAATCAAATTGTGAATGAAGCGTACTATGCACTTGAACATACCAGAGGATTCTTCCCTGTACTGAATCAATATCCAGCATTCATGCAGGCCCTGCAGCGTATAAAGCCGGACAATATTGCCTACCTGGAGCAAGTTGTAGATGCAGCAAATCCGGAAATCGTGTACCAATGGAACAAAGATTTAATCAGCCGTTTTTTTGATATGAAACGTTACAATTGCTTGGATAGATTAGCAGGCAATGCGAATGAAGTGTATGAGCTCTCCTGA
- a CDS encoding nucleotidyltransferase family protein, producing the protein MPKLWNKSGIPHAFLKGSILAHSIYPAGCRISSDIDILLRAEDLTACGHVLKELGFIQGFYDENERIVVPATRREILNHRMNYGEVVPYRKAVQEPGDQPNRN; encoded by the coding sequence TTGCCGAAGCTATGGAATAAAAGCGGTATTCCGCATGCATTCCTGAAAGGCTCGATTCTGGCTCATTCCATCTACCCGGCCGGTTGCCGCATCTCCAGCGATATTGATATCTTACTGCGGGCTGAAGATTTGACGGCTTGCGGACATGTTCTGAAGGAACTTGGGTTCATTCAAGGATTTTACGATGAAAATGAACGGATTGTTGTACCTGCTACCCGGAGGGAAATTCTGAATCATCGGATGAACTACGGCGAGGTCGTTCCTTACCGGAAGGCGGTTCAAGAACCGGGGGATCAACCTAATCGAAATTGA
- a CDS encoding class I adenylate-forming enzyme family protein: MVKGPSIFSGYWAQPELTSVKLQDGWLHTGDMVYQGGDGLLYIAGRKDDMIIRGGMNIYPVEIEDVLLRDPRIREAVVYGVPDTKFGHKLIITVVPQEDCLITPSDVLQLCREHLASYQYPDDIQIVDAMERNATGKTLRKRVI; the protein is encoded by the coding sequence TTGGTAAAGGGGCCGAGCATCTTCAGCGGCTATTGGGCGCAGCCGGAGCTGACAAGCGTCAAGCTTCAAGACGGCTGGCTGCACACCGGCGATATGGTATATCAAGGCGGCGACGGGCTCTTGTATATAGCAGGCAGGAAGGACGATATGATCATCCGTGGCGGAATGAATATTTATCCAGTTGAGATCGAGGATGTGCTGCTCCGGGATCCCAGAATCCGTGAAGCGGTTGTGTATGGTGTGCCGGACACGAAGTTCGGGCACAAGCTGATCATCACTGTAGTACCACAAGAAGACTGCTTGATCACGCCTTCGGATGTGCTGCAGCTGTGCAGAGAGCACTTAGCTTCGTACCAATATCCGGACGATATTCAGATTGTCGATGCTATGGAGCGTAATGCCACCGGTAAAACGTTGAGGAAGCGTGTTATCTAA